The following are encoded together in the Pygocentrus nattereri isolate fPygNat1 chromosome 15, fPygNat1.pri, whole genome shotgun sequence genome:
- the mier2 gene encoding mesoderm induction early response protein 2 isoform X2: MGSTDHHLAHVLCLGYAVPLELSPQPSTPLEEQQKIRGAWELQPKKMAAQTQRTHSGGEIPLEELLALYGYDMSHPVLQQNRQPSETAASLPETTIDKIAKDLFSGEEDEDTQSSADDLKTLVTSHSSDLLQCHLIDPALPNEDKDAAVSSSDEDSDSTVPSNDGRKDIMVGPQYQATIPSLGSYTCYDKAYESKDQLLWTPGVMSTTAVEEFLLHAQRRAGQEGAVDTLTSGDLVKDNEQALYELVKCNFNAEEALRRLRFNVKVFSEELCAWSEEECRNFEHGYRVHGKNFHLIQANKVRTRSVGECVEYYYMWKKSERHEYFTQQSNKLGRRKYPLQSGNIEDGEADGEHSEVDSSSLQIRPPSPSTVLQVEQSEEASLRFAAQVQGRPRRKRTPRFLLKP; encoded by the exons ATGGGCTCCACGGATCACCACCTAGCACACGTTCTTTGCCTGGGCTATGCAGTGCCTCTGGAGCTGTCTCCTCAACCATCCACACCCTTAGAGGAGCAGCAGAAGATCCGGGGGGCTTGGGAGTTACAGCCAAAGAAGATGGCTGCACAAACACAACGaacacattca GGTGGAGAAATACCCCTAGAGGAACTGTTGGCCCTGTATGGTTATGACATGTCCCACCCTGTCCTGCAGCAGAACCGCCAGCCCAGCGAGACAGCAGCCTCACTGCCAGAAACTACAATAGACAAG ATTGCCAAGGATCTGTTCTCaggagaggaggatgaggacacTCAGTCCTCTGCTGATGACCTTAAAACATTGGTTACTTCCCATTCTTCTGATCTTTTGCAATGCCATCTTATAG ACCCAGCCCTTCCAAATGAAGACAAAGACGCAGCAGTCAGCTCCTCAGACGAAGATTCAGACAGCACTGTTCCATCCAATGATGGACGCAAG GACATCATGGTAGGCCCGCAGTACCAAGCCACCATTCCTTCTCTCGGCTCCTACACGTGCTATGACAAAG CCTATGAAAGCAAGGACCAGTTGTTATGGACACCAGGGGTGATGTCTACCACGGCTGTGGAGGAGTTCTTATTGCATGCACAGAGACGAGCAGGACAGGAAGGGGCTGTGGACACCCTAACCTCAGGAGACTTAGTCAAAGACAATGAGCAG GCACTATATGAGCTGGTGAAATGTAACTTCAATGCAGAGGAGGCTCTGAGGAGACTGCGATTCAATGTGAAAGTATTCAGTG AGGAGCTTTGTGCTTGGAGTGAGGAGGAATGTCGAAACTTTGAGCATGGATATCGTGTTCATGGGAAAAATTTCCACCTCATACAGGCCAACAAG gtACGCACACGCTCAGTAGGAGAGTGTGTGGAGTACTACTACATGTGGAAGAAGTCAGAGCGTCATGAGTACTTCACCCAACAGTCCAACAAACTGGGACGCAGAAAGTACCCTCTGCAGTCAGGAAACAT AGAGGATGGAGAGGCAGATggagagcacagtgaagtggaCAGTTCAAGCCTGCAGATTCGCCCACCATCACCATCTACTGTCCTGCAGGTGGAGCAGTCAG AGGAGGCAAGCCTGAGATTCGCTGCTCAGGTACAGGGTCGGCCTAGACGGAAACGCACTCCCCGCTTTCTCCTAAAGCCCTGA
- the mier2 gene encoding mesoderm induction early response protein 2 isoform X1, whose product MGSTDHHLAHVLCLGYAVPLELSPQPSTPLEEQQKIRGAWELQPKKMAAQTQRTHSGGEIPLEELLALYGYDMSHPVLQQNRQPSETAASLPETTIDKIAKDLFSGEEDEDTQSSADDLKTLVTSHSSDLLQCHLIDPALPNEDKDAAVSSSDEDSDSTVPSNDGRKDIMVGPQYQATIPSLGSYTCYDKAYESKDQLLWTPGVMSTTAVEEFLLHAQRRAGQEGAVDTLTSGDLVKDNEQALYELVKCNFNAEEALRRLRFNVKVFSEELCAWSEEECRNFEHGYRVHGKNFHLIQANKVRTRSVGECVEYYYMWKKSERHEYFTQQSNKLGRRKYPLQSGNIEDGEADGEHSEVDSSSLQIRPPSPSTVLQVEQSGAELEIREMELRAGPHSSLQRELFYSSFSPVLPLQEHQRPVMDCLSPDSLAASPSSQLYTSLHHHQQEPDLYQLQLGSLDNVPSGSQCRASRRLQTDFSLPSTPVPAPAIAPSISVQDFGPVGGFLCPSSALYRPSLQPRSLMQ is encoded by the exons ATGGGCTCCACGGATCACCACCTAGCACACGTTCTTTGCCTGGGCTATGCAGTGCCTCTGGAGCTGTCTCCTCAACCATCCACACCCTTAGAGGAGCAGCAGAAGATCCGGGGGGCTTGGGAGTTACAGCCAAAGAAGATGGCTGCACAAACACAACGaacacattca GGTGGAGAAATACCCCTAGAGGAACTGTTGGCCCTGTATGGTTATGACATGTCCCACCCTGTCCTGCAGCAGAACCGCCAGCCCAGCGAGACAGCAGCCTCACTGCCAGAAACTACAATAGACAAG ATTGCCAAGGATCTGTTCTCaggagaggaggatgaggacacTCAGTCCTCTGCTGATGACCTTAAAACATTGGTTACTTCCCATTCTTCTGATCTTTTGCAATGCCATCTTATAG ACCCAGCCCTTCCAAATGAAGACAAAGACGCAGCAGTCAGCTCCTCAGACGAAGATTCAGACAGCACTGTTCCATCCAATGATGGACGCAAG GACATCATGGTAGGCCCGCAGTACCAAGCCACCATTCCTTCTCTCGGCTCCTACACGTGCTATGACAAAG CCTATGAAAGCAAGGACCAGTTGTTATGGACACCAGGGGTGATGTCTACCACGGCTGTGGAGGAGTTCTTATTGCATGCACAGAGACGAGCAGGACAGGAAGGGGCTGTGGACACCCTAACCTCAGGAGACTTAGTCAAAGACAATGAGCAG GCACTATATGAGCTGGTGAAATGTAACTTCAATGCAGAGGAGGCTCTGAGGAGACTGCGATTCAATGTGAAAGTATTCAGTG AGGAGCTTTGTGCTTGGAGTGAGGAGGAATGTCGAAACTTTGAGCATGGATATCGTGTTCATGGGAAAAATTTCCACCTCATACAGGCCAACAAG gtACGCACACGCTCAGTAGGAGAGTGTGTGGAGTACTACTACATGTGGAAGAAGTCAGAGCGTCATGAGTACTTCACCCAACAGTCCAACAAACTGGGACGCAGAAAGTACCCTCTGCAGTCAGGAAACAT AGAGGATGGAGAGGCAGATggagagcacagtgaagtggaCAGTTCAAGCCTGCAGATTCGCCCACCATCACCATCTACTGTCCTGCAGGTGGAGCAGTCAG GTGCCGAGTTAGAAATCAGGGAGATGGAGCTGCGCGCAGGTCCTCACTCCAGCCTGCAGAGGGAGCTGTTTTATAGCTCTTTTTCACCTGTCCTGCCTTTACAGGAGCACCAGAGGCCTGTTATGGACTGTCTCAGCCCAGACAGCTTGGCAGCCTCTCCCTCCAGTCAGCTTTATACCTCTCTTCATCACCATCAGCAGGAACCAGACCTCTACCAGCTACAGCTGGGTTCTCTAGACAATGTACCTTCTGGCTCTCAGTGCAGAGCCTCCAGGCGACTTCAGACCGACTTCTCTTTACCTTCTACCCCTGTTCCAGCTCCTGCAATCGCTCCTTCCATCTCAGTCCAGGACTTTGGGCCTGTGGGGGGCTTCCTTTGCCCTTCCTCTGCTCTGTATCGTCCGTCCCTCCAGCCACGATCACTTATGCAGTAA